One genomic window of Corallococcus caeni includes the following:
- a CDS encoding helix-turn-helix domain-containing protein: MDEVAALLRVNRKTLYESIRLGQLPGVVRVGKSLRIRRASLVASSSGKGRDSDDGKQR, encoded by the coding sequence GTGGACGAAGTCGCAGCCCTTCTTCGCGTGAACCGAAAGACGCTCTATGAGTCGATTCGGCTTGGTCAACTTCCCGGGGTCGTTCGCGTAGGCAAATCGCTGCGGATCCGCCGTGCCTCCCTGGTAGCGTCTTCCTCCGGTAAGGGCCGCGATTCTGACGACGGGAAGCAACGATGA
- a CDS encoding HAD family hydrolase, which yields MTAPTDSILLILDLDETLVHASEQPLAREADFQVLGYFVHVRPNLEPFLRECATRFRLAIWSAGADKYVAELVKRIVPQGIELDFVWGRSRCTYGLDRAGVQRDGFLDPGVHYGWVKKLRKLRRRGYRLDRVLIVDDSPAKCIHNHGNAIYVHEYEGQEHDTELLDLGRYLATLADVDNVRCIEKRNWREQPCQD from the coding sequence GTGACGGCGCCCACGGACAGCATCCTGTTGATCCTGGACCTGGATGAGACCCTGGTCCACGCGAGCGAGCAGCCTCTGGCCCGGGAGGCGGACTTCCAGGTCCTGGGGTACTTCGTCCACGTGCGCCCGAACCTGGAGCCCTTCCTGCGGGAGTGCGCCACCCGGTTCCGGCTCGCCATCTGGTCGGCAGGGGCCGACAAGTACGTCGCGGAGCTCGTGAAGCGGATCGTTCCGCAGGGGATTGAGCTGGACTTCGTCTGGGGGCGGAGCCGGTGCACGTACGGGCTCGACCGGGCCGGCGTGCAGCGGGACGGGTTCCTCGACCCGGGCGTCCACTACGGCTGGGTCAAGAAGCTGCGCAAGCTGAGGCGGCGGGGCTACCGGCTGGATCGCGTGCTGATTGTGGACGACAGCCCGGCCAAGTGCATCCACAACCACGGCAACGCCATCTACGTCCACGAGTACGAAGGCCAGGAGCACGACACGGAGCTGCTCGACCTGGGCCGGTATCTGGCGACGCTCGCGGACGTGGACAACGTCCGGTGCATCGAAAAGCGGAACTGGCGCGAGCAGCCGTGTCAGGACTGA
- a CDS encoding LOG family protein, producing MTELETLAAFEQHLRDGRSLANVILQGLDLRASSGALLRADLTGTVFLGCLLEPATLQQVLARGAMVFPPFTGLPYCPYRGSLYTPEELYAGFDPTRPDTYADTLDARIYAHWNSRGGAHPPSLLETLAQRLHDHAISDALEEALLDQGRPRRVVAIMGGHSMLRGQEDYRSVAELARALARLGFFLVSGGGPGAMEATHLGAWFAGRADEDLDGALAVLARAPSYKDRDWLARAFEVRATWPLRDAAAMGDSLGIPTWLYGHEPPNPFATRIAKYFANSVREEGLLTIARGGVVYSPGSAGTVQEIFQDACQNHYNTVGVISPMLFLGREFWTKTRPVYPLLEHLARGQEYARHLLLTDSKEDIVQALVRFDQEREALARAG from the coding sequence ATGACGGAGCTCGAGACCCTGGCTGCCTTCGAGCAGCACCTGCGCGACGGCCGGAGCCTGGCCAACGTCATCCTCCAGGGGCTGGACCTGCGCGCGTCGAGCGGCGCGTTGCTGCGCGCGGACCTCACCGGCACCGTCTTCCTGGGCTGCCTCCTGGAGCCCGCGACCCTGCAACAGGTCCTCGCGCGGGGCGCCATGGTGTTCCCGCCGTTCACCGGGCTGCCCTACTGCCCGTACCGGGGCAGCCTCTACACGCCGGAGGAGCTGTACGCGGGCTTCGACCCGACGCGTCCGGACACGTACGCGGACACGCTGGACGCGCGCATCTACGCGCACTGGAACTCGCGCGGTGGGGCCCACCCGCCGTCCCTCCTGGAGACGCTGGCGCAGCGGCTTCACGACCACGCCATCAGCGACGCGCTGGAGGAGGCGCTGCTGGACCAGGGCAGGCCCCGCAGGGTGGTGGCCATCATGGGCGGGCACTCGATGCTGCGGGGGCAGGAGGACTACCGCTCCGTCGCGGAGCTGGCCCGGGCGCTGGCGCGCCTGGGCTTCTTCCTGGTGAGCGGAGGCGGCCCGGGCGCCATGGAGGCCACGCACCTGGGCGCGTGGTTCGCGGGACGCGCGGACGAGGACCTGGACGGGGCGCTCGCGGTGCTGGCGCGGGCTCCGTCCTACAAGGACCGGGACTGGCTGGCGCGCGCCTTCGAGGTTCGCGCCACCTGGCCCCTGCGCGACGCGGCGGCGATGGGCGACAGCCTGGGCATCCCCACCTGGCTCTACGGCCACGAGCCGCCCAACCCCTTCGCCACGCGCATCGCGAAGTACTTCGCCAACAGCGTGCGCGAGGAGGGCCTGCTCACCATCGCGCGGGGCGGCGTCGTCTATTCACCCGGCAGCGCGGGCACCGTGCAGGAGATCTTCCAGGACGCCTGCCAGAACCACTACAACACCGTGGGCGTCATCAGCCCCATGCTCTTCCTGGGCCGCGAGTTCTGGACGAAGACCCGGCCCGTGTACCCGCTGCTGGAGCACCTGGCGCGGGGACAGGAGTACGCGCGCCACCTGCTCCTCACGGACTCGAAGGAGGACATCGTCCAGGCGCTCGTGCGCTTCGACCAGGAGCGCGAGGCCCTGGCGCGGGCGGGCTGA
- a CDS encoding DUF6310 domain-containing protein, whose product MRLRACAALLLFLAACATPAPSPRARASRNPRIANLQRAAALPWTDGGRCVVREASQSWPVLVERCYRALDHDRIKFHDTTGRCAVASADAAAVGIGFCVLAAPEIAVGAVIVLGVVVVGFAIKEALDAYELRHAYPEEAGASRGTKVSSREAEVQRKPKLKPEPAGQDWLPPVPPESPDRERRSECRPVPVRHLGGNDPHNECADRIPNNSFPGWDVLVNGKNFDGLVLINRTLWDIKTDDFEKQPPRSQRFFVRMKLPELRREAKLARDCGYNFVIGVRSAAHKAVLFDEDPTLKVVIMDWC is encoded by the coding sequence ATGCGACTCCGCGCCTGCGCCGCACTCCTGCTCTTCCTCGCGGCTTGCGCCACGCCGGCACCAAGCCCCAGGGCGCGCGCGTCCCGGAACCCGAGGATCGCCAACCTCCAGCGTGCGGCGGCGCTGCCGTGGACTGACGGAGGACGGTGCGTGGTCCGCGAAGCGTCGCAGTCTTGGCCGGTTCTGGTGGAGAGGTGCTATCGAGCCCTTGACCATGACCGGATCAAGTTCCACGACACTACGGGAAGATGCGCGGTCGCGTCCGCTGACGCCGCAGCTGTGGGAATCGGTTTCTGCGTGCTGGCGGCTCCTGAGATTGCCGTGGGAGCCGTGATCGTGCTTGGCGTGGTAGTGGTCGGCTTCGCCATCAAAGAAGCGCTGGACGCATATGAACTCCGCCATGCCTACCCCGAAGAGGCTGGGGCCTCACGAGGAACGAAGGTGTCATCCCGAGAAGCTGAGGTGCAACGCAAGCCCAAGCTGAAGCCCGAGCCAGCGGGGCAGGATTGGCTCCCTCCGGTTCCGCCCGAATCACCGGATCGCGAGCGCCGTTCCGAATGCAGGCCCGTCCCGGTGCGACATTTGGGCGGCAACGATCCACACAACGAATGCGCTGACAGGATCCCCAACAACAGCTTTCCTGGTTGGGATGTACTCGTCAATGGGAAGAACTTCGACGGGCTGGTCCTCATCAATCGCACGCTGTGGGATATCAAGACGGATGATTTTGAAAAACAGCCACCGCGCTCCCAAAGGTTCTTTGTCAGGATGAAGCTGCCTGAACTGAGGCGCGAGGCCAAGCTCGCAAGGGACTGCGGGTACAACTTCGTCATCGGAGTGCGAAGCGCCGCTCATAAAGCCGTGCTGTTCGACGAAGACCCAACCCTCAAAGTTGTCATCATGGACTGGTGTTGA
- a CDS encoding styrene monooxygenase/indole monooxygenase family protein: MRNIGIIGAGQAGLQLGFGLLEKGYTVTVYSDRTPEQLFNARLAATTYLFGRAYQYEQELGLDFWKGPGEYARGGDLDVCAAPGQRALRVQGRILHPGKALDLRAKYSRWLAEFERRGGTVVVRDVDVDALEALVPGHDLVVVTTGRNSFTRLFERDAERSVHTQPQRHLTAMIVSGMKPLHETPYPALKFILAAGHGEYFSMPYFDRIRGPLNCILLEAIPGQGLDRFGGVNTAREALERMKQVLRDFSPWVAERLEGAAIVDESSWLTGAFTPTVRKPVGRLPSGRAVMGMGDVVMLNDPIAGQGLNSASKQAHAVTRAILEHGDQPFTPDWMEQTFEHFWRTEGQFITAFTNMLLQPPPPHVLRYLGAASAVSTLADTFFDNFGEPQRFWPWIVSPAETEARIQQASAA; this comes from the coding sequence ATGAGGAACATCGGCATCATCGGCGCGGGCCAGGCGGGACTGCAGCTGGGCTTCGGCCTGCTGGAGAAGGGCTACACCGTCACGGTCTACTCGGACCGCACGCCCGAGCAGCTCTTCAACGCCCGGCTCGCGGCGACCACGTACCTCTTCGGCCGCGCGTACCAGTACGAGCAGGAGCTGGGGCTGGACTTCTGGAAGGGGCCGGGGGAGTACGCCCGGGGCGGCGACCTGGACGTCTGCGCGGCCCCCGGCCAGCGGGCGCTCCGCGTCCAGGGGCGCATCCTCCATCCGGGCAAGGCCCTGGACCTGCGGGCGAAGTACTCGCGCTGGCTCGCGGAGTTCGAGCGGCGCGGCGGCACCGTGGTGGTGCGGGACGTGGACGTGGACGCGCTGGAGGCGCTCGTCCCGGGACATGACCTGGTGGTCGTGACGACGGGGCGCAACAGCTTCACCCGGCTGTTCGAACGGGACGCCGAGCGCAGCGTCCACACGCAACCGCAGCGCCACCTCACGGCAATGATTGTCAGCGGCATGAAGCCGCTGCACGAGACGCCCTACCCCGCGCTCAAGTTCATCCTGGCGGCGGGCCACGGCGAGTACTTCTCCATGCCGTACTTCGACCGCATCCGGGGTCCGCTGAACTGCATCCTGCTGGAGGCCATCCCCGGGCAGGGGTTGGATCGCTTCGGCGGCGTCAACACCGCGCGGGAGGCGCTGGAGCGGATGAAGCAGGTGCTGCGCGACTTCTCTCCCTGGGTGGCGGAGCGGCTGGAGGGCGCCGCCATCGTGGACGAGTCCTCCTGGCTCACCGGCGCGTTCACGCCCACGGTGCGCAAGCCGGTGGGGCGGCTGCCTTCGGGCCGGGCGGTGATGGGGATGGGGGACGTCGTCATGCTCAACGACCCCATCGCGGGCCAGGGGCTCAACAGCGCGTCGAAGCAGGCCCATGCGGTGACGCGGGCCATCCTCGAGCACGGCGACCAGCCCTTCACGCCGGACTGGATGGAGCAGACCTTCGAGCACTTCTGGCGGACGGAAGGTCAGTTCATCACCGCGTTCACCAACATGCTGCTCCAGCCACCTCCGCCCCACGTGCTGCGCTACCTCGGAGCGGCCTCGGCGGTGTCCACGCTGGCGGACACATTCTTCGACAACTTCGGAGAGCCGCAGCGCTTCTGGCCCTGGATCGTCAGCCCGGCCGAAACGGAGGCCCGCATCCAGCAGGCCTCCGCCGCGTAG
- a CDS encoding vWA domain-containing protein, with the protein MTMSVIDNRVEVVFSFDTTGSMYPCLAQVRKKLGAAVARLTKEIPGIRIGIIAHGDYCDAGSTYVTKALDLTDDAKAITRFVEKVGQTGGGDAPECYELVLHEAQGLSWTKGYTKAFVLIGDDVPHPPQHNPKKLDWRKEVAALGAMGVPVYGVQALNRRHATSFYKELAEKSGGFHLSLDQFAHVTDMLLAVCYKQSSDAQLQAYEAEVSREGRMNRGLNAMFNTMLKRAASTLFGETDLRAVPPGRFQVLEVEADSAIKEFVTENGLGFRTGRGFYEFTKTETIQGRKEVVLMDRKSGDLYSGERAREMLGLPPGETVRIRPASLEKYVVFVQSTSANRKLKGGTKFLYEVEDWDGARGSAAA; encoded by the coding sequence ATGACGATGTCTGTGATTGATAATCGCGTCGAGGTCGTCTTCAGCTTTGACACCACGGGCAGCATGTATCCGTGCCTCGCGCAGGTGCGGAAGAAGCTGGGGGCCGCCGTGGCCCGCCTGACGAAGGAGATCCCGGGCATCCGCATCGGCATCATCGCGCACGGGGACTACTGTGACGCGGGGTCCACCTACGTGACCAAGGCCCTGGACCTCACGGATGACGCGAAGGCCATCACCCGCTTCGTGGAGAAGGTGGGCCAGACGGGCGGCGGCGACGCGCCCGAGTGCTATGAGTTGGTGTTGCACGAGGCGCAGGGCCTGTCCTGGACGAAGGGCTACACGAAGGCGTTCGTGCTCATTGGCGACGACGTGCCGCACCCGCCCCAGCACAACCCGAAGAAGCTGGACTGGCGCAAGGAGGTGGCCGCGCTGGGGGCCATGGGCGTGCCGGTGTATGGCGTCCAGGCGCTGAACCGCCGTCACGCGACGTCGTTCTACAAGGAGCTGGCGGAGAAGTCGGGCGGCTTCCACCTGAGCCTGGATCAGTTCGCGCACGTCACCGACATGCTGCTGGCCGTCTGCTACAAGCAGTCGTCGGACGCGCAGCTCCAGGCCTACGAGGCGGAGGTGTCCCGTGAGGGCCGCATGAACCGCGGCCTGAACGCGATGTTCAACACGATGCTCAAGCGGGCCGCGTCCACGCTGTTCGGTGAGACGGACCTGCGGGCGGTGCCGCCGGGGCGCTTCCAGGTGCTGGAGGTGGAGGCGGACAGCGCCATCAAGGAGTTCGTGACGGAGAACGGCCTGGGCTTCAGGACGGGGCGCGGCTTCTACGAGTTCACCAAGACGGAGACCATCCAGGGCCGCAAGGAGGTGGTGCTGATGGACCGCAAGTCCGGTGACCTCTACAGCGGCGAGCGCGCGCGGGAGATGCTCGGGTTGCCGCCGGGAGAGACGGTGCGCATCCGGCCCGCGAGCCTGGAGAAGTACGTCGTCTTCGTCCAGAGCACGTCCGCCAACCGCAAGCTCAAGGGCGGCACGAAGTTCCTCTACGAGGTGGAGGACTGGGACGGCGCGCGCGGCAGCGCCGCGGCCTGA
- a CDS encoding GMC family oxidoreductase N-terminal domain-containing protein, translating into MRRLSSPWSELASHYPVVVVGSGYGGGISASRLARAGQQVCVLERGREMHPGEMPRTPAQAVAEFQLHCAPGQGDLDVGSPTGLIEVHRNGDVSVIDGCGLGGTSLINAGVTMRPDPRVFEDPRWPEALRADVHGLLEDGFAHAELMLRPLPYPEDHPPLQKLKTFGISAQKLGGRLTRPPVAVTFEAGVNAAGVRQPGCSLCGDCATGCNTGAKNTVLMNYLPDAHAHGARIFTEVAVRAVVPDGAKWRVYYRPLNTGRERFDAPDAWLTADRVILAAGTMGTAEILLRSRERGLSLSSKLGHRFSSNGDVLAFGYNLDMPVHGVGHGEQDHETRDPVGPCIAGVIDQRDTARLDEGMIIEEGAIPGALASLMPAALAGAAALVGEDTDEGILDWVQERLRQADSLVRGPDHGAVEHTQTLMVMSHDEAKGELRLEHDRVRLHWPDAGRDPQLTRVEERLRRATAALGGTFVRYPLWSEAFGKELLCTHPLGGCVMADRAEDGVVDHEGRVFSGASGRAVHEGLYVSDGSVVPRSLGINPLLTISAVAERACALMARRYGWTIDYAPLPEADARPAPGPVGVRFTETMHGFVSGDVKAPHLEAGDPERDDATPLRFVLTVTAEDLDATLRDARHPLKLMGTVTAPVVSSRPLVVKRGELRLMTREHARPGGQRMEYLLHLLSEAGEAYYLEGYKDLYDDPGLDLWKDTTTLFVSLHQGDGPEAPCIGRGFLRLTAEEFARQLTTLRVLNARDGVHRAEALARFGGFFFGALWDTYVRRVAA; encoded by the coding sequence ATGCGCAGGCTGTCATCCCCGTGGAGCGAGCTGGCATCCCATTACCCCGTGGTCGTCGTGGGGTCTGGCTATGGCGGGGGGATCTCCGCCAGCCGCCTGGCTCGCGCGGGGCAACAGGTCTGCGTGCTGGAGCGCGGCCGGGAGATGCACCCGGGTGAGATGCCGCGCACGCCCGCGCAGGCCGTGGCGGAGTTCCAGCTCCACTGCGCTCCGGGCCAGGGCGACCTGGACGTGGGCAGCCCCACGGGCCTCATCGAGGTCCACCGCAACGGCGACGTGTCCGTCATCGACGGCTGCGGCCTGGGCGGCACGTCGCTCATCAACGCCGGCGTGACGATGCGGCCCGACCCCCGCGTGTTCGAGGATCCCCGCTGGCCGGAGGCCCTGCGCGCCGACGTGCACGGGCTGCTGGAGGACGGCTTCGCGCACGCGGAGCTGATGCTGCGGCCGCTGCCGTACCCGGAGGACCATCCGCCCCTGCAGAAGCTCAAGACGTTCGGCATCTCCGCGCAGAAGCTGGGCGGAAGGCTGACGCGGCCGCCGGTGGCGGTGACGTTCGAGGCGGGCGTCAACGCCGCGGGCGTGCGGCAGCCGGGGTGCTCGCTGTGCGGGGACTGCGCCACGGGCTGCAACACCGGCGCGAAGAACACCGTGCTGATGAACTACCTGCCGGACGCCCACGCGCACGGGGCCCGCATCTTCACGGAGGTGGCGGTGCGCGCGGTGGTGCCGGACGGCGCGAAGTGGCGCGTCTACTACCGCCCCCTCAACACCGGCCGCGAGCGCTTCGACGCGCCCGACGCGTGGCTCACCGCGGACCGGGTCATCCTGGCGGCGGGCACCATGGGCACGGCGGAGATCCTCCTGCGCTCGCGCGAGCGCGGCCTGTCCCTGTCCTCGAAGCTGGGCCACCGCTTCAGCAGCAACGGCGACGTGCTGGCCTTCGGCTACAACCTGGACATGCCTGTCCACGGCGTGGGCCACGGCGAGCAGGACCACGAGACGCGCGACCCGGTGGGTCCGTGCATCGCGGGCGTCATCGACCAGCGCGACACCGCGCGGCTGGACGAGGGGATGATCATCGAGGAGGGCGCCATCCCCGGCGCGCTCGCGTCGCTGATGCCCGCGGCGCTCGCGGGGGCCGCGGCGCTGGTGGGCGAGGACACCGACGAGGGCATCCTGGACTGGGTGCAGGAGCGGCTGCGTCAGGCGGACAGCCTGGTGCGAGGCCCGGACCACGGCGCGGTGGAGCACACGCAGACGCTGATGGTGATGTCCCACGACGAGGCCAAGGGCGAGCTGCGGCTGGAGCACGACCGCGTGCGCCTGCACTGGCCGGACGCCGGCCGCGATCCGCAGCTCACCCGCGTCGAGGAGCGCCTGCGCCGGGCCACCGCCGCGCTGGGCGGCACCTTCGTGCGCTACCCGCTCTGGTCGGAGGCCTTCGGCAAGGAGCTCTTGTGCACGCACCCGCTGGGGGGCTGTGTCATGGCCGACCGGGCGGAGGACGGCGTGGTGGACCACGAGGGGCGCGTCTTCTCCGGCGCCTCCGGCCGCGCGGTGCACGAAGGGCTGTACGTGTCCGACGGGTCGGTGGTGCCGCGCTCGCTGGGCATCAACCCGCTGCTCACCATCTCCGCGGTCGCCGAGCGCGCCTGCGCGCTGATGGCCCGGCGTTACGGGTGGACCATCGACTACGCGCCGCTGCCGGAGGCGGACGCCCGTCCGGCCCCCGGGCCCGTGGGCGTGCGCTTCACGGAGACGATGCACGGCTTCGTGTCCGGTGACGTGAAGGCCCCGCACCTGGAGGCCGGGGACCCGGAGCGCGATGACGCCACGCCGCTGCGCTTCGTGCTCACCGTGACGGCGGAGGACCTGGACGCGACGCTGCGCGACGCGCGCCACCCCCTGAAGCTGATGGGCACGGTGACGGCGCCGGTGGTGTCGTCCCGCCCGCTGGTGGTGAAGCGCGGAGAGCTGCGCCTGATGACCCGCGAGCACGCGCGGCCGGGCGGCCAGCGGATGGAGTACCTGCTCCACCTGCTCAGCGAGGCCGGCGAGGCGTACTACCTGGAGGGCTACAAGGACCTCTACGACGACCCGGGCCTGGACCTGTGGAAGGACACCACGACGCTGTTCGTGTCCCTGCACCAGGGCGACGGGCCGGAGGCGCCGTGCATCGGCCGGGGCTTCCTGCGGCTGACGGCCGAGGAGTTCGCCCGCCAGCTCACCACCCTGCGCGTCCTCAACGCCCGGGACGGCGTGCACCGGGCGGAGGCCCTGGCGCGCTTCGGCGGCTTCTTCTTCGGGGCCCTCTGGGACACCTACGTCCGGCGCGTGGCCGCCTAG
- a CDS encoding DUF2905 domain-containing protein translates to MKSMGLMLVVAGLGLVVVGLLVWAGAFSWFGRLPGDIRVESGNTRFFAPLASMLVISVLLSLGAWVLRRFF, encoded by the coding sequence ATGAAGTCCATGGGCCTGATGCTGGTGGTGGCGGGCCTGGGGCTCGTCGTCGTGGGGCTGCTGGTGTGGGCCGGGGCCTTCTCCTGGTTCGGCCGGCTGCCGGGTGACATCCGCGTGGAGAGCGGCAACACGCGCTTCTTCGCGCCGCTGGCGTCCATGCTCGTCATCTCCGTGCTGCTCAGCCTGGGCGCCTGGGTGCTGCGCCGCTTCTTCTGA
- a CDS encoding lipase family protein: MTTTTVAAAARPQPGPHATPPEPVLNATQVLGLGQGVVAAYSSFNGKDSSAPSGWTQADSLTAWVPNKGGVAEAFGLWFTSNADSSTAMLALRGTVTAADTSADEQYATTSFAPFSGAAMSPVPQVHSGFWGIYTGTGTGVPQSMQAQVFAWLKANSIQTLYVTGHSLGGGLAELLALDLAVSQPSLSATTVTFAAPKAGLADSWGTAYAQYVTNPATVRVVNQYDVVPTLPPSWMAPNYAQVGVEFDVLFFHKLGDTSTQEATIRHEMDNYLTVLTQALPATPQIYVGPFADGVYTDSSSAPLQDTSVAPTADNIASAKASVKALPQQPVAQPPRRQVAVK, encoded by the coding sequence ATGACGACCACGACCGTTGCCGCCGCCGCCCGTCCGCAGCCGGGCCCGCATGCCACGCCGCCCGAGCCCGTGCTGAACGCGACCCAGGTGCTGGGCCTGGGGCAGGGCGTGGTCGCGGCCTACTCCTCCTTCAACGGCAAGGACTCCTCCGCGCCGTCGGGCTGGACGCAGGCGGACAGCCTCACGGCGTGGGTGCCGAACAAGGGCGGGGTCGCGGAGGCGTTCGGCCTGTGGTTCACCTCCAACGCGGACTCGAGCACGGCGATGCTGGCGCTGCGCGGGACCGTGACGGCGGCGGACACGAGCGCGGACGAGCAGTACGCCACCACGTCCTTCGCGCCCTTCTCCGGCGCGGCGATGTCCCCCGTGCCGCAGGTGCACAGCGGCTTCTGGGGCATCTACACCGGCACGGGCACCGGCGTGCCGCAGTCGATGCAGGCGCAGGTGTTCGCGTGGCTGAAGGCAAACAGCATCCAGACGCTCTACGTGACGGGCCACAGCCTGGGCGGGGGGCTGGCGGAGCTCCTGGCGTTGGACCTGGCGGTGAGCCAGCCGTCGCTGAGCGCGACCACCGTCACGTTCGCGGCGCCGAAGGCGGGGCTCGCGGATTCGTGGGGGACGGCCTACGCGCAGTACGTCACGAATCCCGCGACGGTGCGTGTGGTCAACCAGTACGACGTGGTGCCCACGCTGCCGCCGTCGTGGATGGCGCCGAACTACGCGCAGGTGGGCGTGGAGTTCGACGTGCTCTTCTTCCACAAGCTCGGGGACACCAGCACGCAGGAAGCGACCATCCGGCACGAGATGGACAACTACCTCACCGTGCTCACCCAGGCGCTGCCCGCCACGCCCCAGATCTACGTGGGACCCTTCGCGGACGGCGTCTACACGGACAGTTCGAGTGCCCCGCTCCAGGACACCAGCGTGGCGCCCACCGCGGACAACATCGCGAGCGCGAAGGCGTCCGTGAAGGCCCTGCCGCAGCAGCCGGTGGCGCAGCCGCCGCGCCGGCAGGTGGCGGTGAAGTAG
- a CDS encoding HesA/MoeB/ThiF family protein codes for MRIVFCGVGAIGSAAALLCRNLDATRVFIDFDRVESKNLLSQAYVKPSVGKNKAEALKLQLHNLHGVKAEAFGVRLTRDNVEALCKGADLLVDCFDNQDSRQLLSDHARKTGTPLVHGAVSADGTFGLVRWDERFTPDAEDTRGQATCEGGEHLPLLGLLAATLARAVQDFHEHGVKRDAFVNLNAVTPVAGQG; via the coding sequence ATGCGCATCGTCTTCTGTGGCGTGGGGGCCATCGGGTCCGCGGCGGCGCTGCTGTGCCGCAACCTGGACGCGACGCGGGTGTTCATCGACTTCGACCGGGTGGAGTCGAAGAACCTGCTGTCGCAGGCCTACGTGAAGCCGTCCGTCGGGAAGAACAAGGCGGAGGCGCTGAAGCTCCAGCTGCACAACCTGCACGGCGTGAAGGCGGAGGCCTTCGGCGTGCGCCTCACGCGCGACAACGTGGAGGCGCTCTGCAAGGGCGCGGACCTGCTGGTGGATTGTTTCGACAACCAGGACAGCCGCCAACTGCTCAGCGACCACGCCCGGAAGACGGGCACGCCGCTGGTGCACGGCGCGGTGTCCGCGGACGGCACGTTCGGGCTGGTGCGCTGGGATGAGCGCTTCACGCCCGACGCCGAGGACACGCGGGGCCAGGCCACCTGCGAGGGCGGCGAGCACCTGCCGCTCCTGGGCCTGCTGGCCGCGACGCTCGCGCGGGCGGTGCAGGACTTCCACGAGCACGGGGTGAAGCGGGACGCCTTCGTGAACCTGAACGCCGTCACCCCGGTCGCGGGTCAGGGCTGA
- the nfi gene encoding deoxyribonuclease V (cleaves DNA at apurinic or apyrimidinic sites): MESPRAPHAWNVTPTEAVALQKRLREQLILEPPPGLRVTRLAGADISTEKDNDTGYGGMVVLDAATLAPVARAVAAVPLTFPYVPGLLSFRELPVLAAVWARLTVRPDVLIFDGQGTAHPRRVGIACHGGLLFDIPSIGCAKSLLVGTPGKLAERRGATSPITHKGEVVGMAVRTRAGVSPVYVSPGHRMDLDTAVEWVLKASPRYREPETTRHAHRLVNAFRRSGGEAAELEEGSPA, translated from the coding sequence ATGGAGTCACCGCGAGCACCGCATGCCTGGAACGTGACGCCCACGGAGGCCGTGGCGCTGCAGAAGCGCCTGCGCGAACAGCTCATCCTCGAGCCGCCCCCGGGCCTGCGCGTCACCCGCCTGGCGGGCGCGGACATCTCCACGGAGAAGGACAACGACACGGGCTATGGCGGCATGGTGGTGCTCGACGCCGCGACGCTCGCGCCGGTGGCCCGCGCCGTGGCGGCGGTGCCGCTGACGTTCCCCTATGTCCCCGGCCTGCTGTCCTTCCGCGAGCTGCCGGTGCTGGCCGCCGTCTGGGCCCGGCTCACCGTCCGCCCCGACGTGCTCATCTTCGACGGCCAGGGCACCGCGCACCCGCGACGGGTGGGCATCGCCTGTCATGGCGGGCTGCTGTTCGACATCCCGTCCATCGGCTGCGCCAAGTCGCTGCTGGTGGGCACGCCCGGGAAGCTCGCGGAGCGGCGGGGCGCCACCTCCCCCATCACCCACAAGGGCGAGGTGGTGGGCATGGCGGTCCGCACCCGCGCGGGCGTCAGCCCCGTGTACGTCTCTCCCGGCCACCGCATGGACCTGGACACCGCCGTGGAGTGGGTGTTGAAGGCGAGCCCCCGCTACCGCGAGCCGGAGACGACGCGCCACGCGCACCGGCTGGTGAATGCCTTCCGCCGCTCGGGAGGCGAGGCTGCGGAGCTGGAGGAGGGGAGCCCCGCATGA